Proteins from a single region of Undibacterium sp. KW1:
- a CDS encoding ABC transporter ATP-binding protein, whose product MTVNALELHKLCKNFGRPAVENLNLTVRRGELYALLGPNGAGKTTTLRMVAGLISPDFGSIHILGQELAADPALAKSKLAYLPDDPMLYNKLKPFEYLEFVAGLWGVPAEVAEPKARELLEWLDLLKHTDELTEGFSRGMKQKLALAGALIHQPELIILDEPLTGLDAAAARQVKDVLLNHVKQGGTVILTTHILDVAERLAERIGIIQNGKLIAEGTLEELRNQTSQTAGTLEEVFLQLTEPA is encoded by the coding sequence ATGACAGTGAATGCCCTTGAGTTGCACAAGCTGTGCAAGAACTTTGGCCGCCCAGCCGTAGAGAACCTGAACCTTACCGTGCGCCGTGGTGAGTTATATGCCTTGCTGGGCCCCAATGGTGCGGGCAAGACCACGACATTGCGCATGGTGGCAGGGTTGATCTCTCCCGATTTTGGCAGCATCCATATACTGGGACAGGAACTGGCTGCTGACCCTGCACTGGCCAAGAGTAAACTCGCTTACCTGCCCGACGACCCCATGTTGTACAACAAGCTCAAGCCATTTGAGTACCTGGAATTTGTCGCTGGCCTGTGGGGTGTCCCGGCAGAAGTCGCCGAACCCAAGGCGCGTGAATTGCTGGAATGGCTGGATTTATTGAAGCACACAGATGAGCTGACTGAAGGTTTTTCGCGCGGCATGAAGCAAAAGCTGGCACTGGCAGGAGCATTGATACACCAGCCTGAACTGATCATCCTTGATGAACCTCTGACTGGTCTGGACGCAGCCGCTGCCAGACAGGTCAAGGATGTTTTGCTGAATCATGTCAAACAGGGTGGCACCGTTATCCTGACGACGCACATTCTGGACGTGGCAGAACGCCTGGCAGAGCGCATAGGCATCATACAAAACGGCAAGCTCATTGCTGAAGGTACGCTGGAAGAATTGCGCAACCAGACCAGCCAGACTGCGGGCACACTGGAAGAAGTCTTTTTGCAATTGACGGAGCCCGCATAA